A section of the Suncus etruscus isolate mSunEtr1 chromosome X, mSunEtr1.pri.cur, whole genome shotgun sequence genome encodes:
- the LOC125998822 gene encoding casein kinase I-like, with protein sequence MEMAATKDRRYGTIIGGKYKLLKMLGSGSFGEVYCAIDITNDNEVAVKLESKRTKYPQLLNESNLYRLLQGGTGFPRLLWYGEEKHQNALAMDLLGPSLEDFFNICSRKFSMKTILMLADQMISRLEYLHSKDFIHRDIKPENFLMGPSCYLSNFCNRLYLVDLGLAKKYREKSKQHIPCREVQYLVGTALYASINTHCGTEQSRRDDLEALGYVLIYFNGSILPWQGLVAASMKQKWDRIKEKKIEIPIEDLCKDIPKEFAIYLNYCRELGFEETPDYEYLRQLFQSLFQNLNYKYDYIYDWTSMPMCNVQENQPLAGN encoded by the exons ATGGAAATGGCAGCCACTAAAGACAGAAGATATGGAACTATTATTGGAGGGaaatataaactattaaaaatgcTTGGTTCTGGCTCCTTTGGAGAGGTTTATTGTGCTATTGACATCACTAATGACAATGAAGTGGCAGTGAAATTAGAATCTAAGAGAACCAAGTACCCCCAGTTGTTAAACGAAAGTAATCTCTACCGGCTTCTCCAGGGGGGCACTGGTTTTCCTCGTCTGTTGTGGTATGGCGAGGAAAAACATCAGAATGCATTGGCCATGGACCTTCTTGGACCCAGCTTAGAAGATTTCTTCAATATCTGCTCAAGAAAGTTCTCTATGAAAACGATACTTATGTTAGCTGATCAGATGATAAGTAGACTTGAATATCTGCATAGTAAGGATTTCATACACAGAGACATTAAGCCAGAAAACTTCCTAATGGGTCCTAGCTGCTACCTCTCTAATTTTTGTAA CCGATTATATCTTGTGGATTTGGGTTTGGCAAAGAAGTacagagaaaaatcaaaacaacatataCCTTGTAGAGAAGTTCAATATCTAGTTGGTACTGCCCTATATGCTAGCATTAATACTCACTGTGGTACTGAACAAAGTCGCCGAGATGACTTGGAGGCATTAGGAtatgttttgatatattttaatggaAGCATTCTGCCATGGCAAGGATTAGTGGCTGCCTCAATGAAACAAAAGTGGGATcgtattaaagaaaagaagattgAAATTCCCATTGAAGATTTGTGTAAAGACATTCCTAAAGAATTTGCCATATACTTAAACTATTGTCGTGAGTTGGGTTTTGAAGAAACCCCAGATTACGAGTATCTTAGACAACTATTCCAGAGTCTTTTCCAAAACTTGAATTATAAATATGACTACATTTATGACTGGACTTCAATGCCAATGTGTAATGTGCAGGAAAACCAACCTCTCGCTGGGAATTAA